A single genomic interval of Zingiber officinale cultivar Zhangliang chromosome 4A, Zo_v1.1, whole genome shotgun sequence harbors:
- the LOC121971238 gene encoding COBRA-like protein 7, whose amino-acid sequence MGKDLCAGSSFFLLLLVVLLSPTTSVSQGAAPPAVAVVPATTPAPSPAPAPSPESLCNGILLSYFIQKRQKIHPITSDPADQPYAFTAVATVLNQGTADLLSWTLLVPFRHQELIVSVGGGVLTNGSTLPYNTTLDANVTAFSGYPNTDLKTPIETANDLTQIEAKITIVGTFFGSPPPALPLPEFLALDDPSYNCDPIPGVNDTTSVDRCCLPNPNYVPQPINSTGYLERRPGDLTIAYDVLQSYSNSYLALVTIENHNPLGRLDHWELTWEWARSEFIYSMKGAYPTVVDTSDCIFGKQSQYYQNLDFSQVLSCKTKPTIVDLTPWQYNDTNLGRIPHCCRNGTLLPPEMDPEQSLSAFQMQVYKTPPDVNRSVIYPPINWNISGTLNPDYQCGQPIRVSPTVFPDPSGLDSVSLALASWQVVCNITLPKGASPKCCVSFSAFYNDSVVPCNTCACGCSARNRGQTCDTTAPAMLLPPEALLMPFENRTAKALAWAQIKHYNVPSPLPCADYCGISINWHILTNYGKGWSARVTLFNWREDQFANWFVAVQMDKATPGYEQMYSFNGTTSGNNTIFMQGLPGLDYLNGEANGTTESDPRVPGKQQSVISFTKKPTPGIDIIAGDGFPSKVYFNGDECSIPQLIPASWASRRTGADLLNFGSLLLASTLALLRL is encoded by the coding sequence ATGGGGAAGGATTTGTGCGCTGGATCTTcgttttttctccttcttctcgtcGTCTTGCTCTCCCCGACGACGTCGGTGTCGCAAGGAGCTGCGCCTCCGGCAGTCGCGGTGGTTCCGGCGACTACCCCGGCCCCCTCTCCCGCTCCCGCGCCATCGCCGGAGTCGTTATGCAACGGTATTCTCCTTTCTTACTTCATCCAGAAACGGCAGAAGATACACCCCATCACCTCCGACCCGGCGGACCAGCCCTACGCCTTCACTGCCGTCGCCACCGTCCTCAACCAAGGCACCGCTGATCTCCTCTCCTGGACGCTCCTGGTCCCCTTCCGCCATCAAGAGCTCATCGTCTCCGTCGGCGGCGGCGTTCTCACAAACGGTTCCACCCTCCCCTACAACACCACCCTCGACGCCAACGTCACCGCCTTCTCCGGCTACCCCAACACTGATTTGAAGACGCCCATCGAGACGGCCAACGACCTGACGCAGATCGAAGCGAAGATCACCATCGTCGGGACTTTCTTCGGCTCGCCGCCCCCGGCGCTGCCTCTTCCCGAATTCCTCGCGCTCGACGATCCGTCCTACAACTGCGATCCGATCCCCGGCGTCAACGACACCACCTCGGTGGATAGATGCTGCCTCCCTAACCCTAATTACGTCCCTCAGCCGATCAACTCGACCGGCTACCTCGAGCGCCGACCTGGCGACCTTACCATCGCCTACGACGTCCTCCAATCCTATAGCAACAGCTATCTTGCCCTCGTCACCATCGAGAACCATAACCCTCTCGGTCGTCTCGACCACTGGGAGCTCACCTGGGAGTGGGCACGCAGCGAGTTTATCTACTCAATGAAAGGCGCCTATCCGACCGTCGTCGACACCTCCGACTGCATCTTCGGCAAGCAATCGCAGTACTACCAGAACCTGGACTTCTCCCAAGTGCTTAGCTGCAAGACCAAACCCACCATCGTCGATCTGACCCCGTGGCAGTACAACGACACCAATCTCGGCCGCATCCCCCACTGCTGCCGCAACGGCACCCTCCTCCCGCCGGAGATGGATCCAGAGCAGTCCTTGTCGGCCTTTCAGATGCAGGTGTACAAGACGCCGCCGGACGTCAACCGCTCCGTCATATACCCACCGATCAACTGGAACATCTCCGGCACCCTCAACCCGGACTACCAATGCGGTCAGCCGATCAGGGTCAGCCCCACGGTGTTCCCGGACCCGAGCGGCCTCGACTCGGTGAGCCTCGCGCTCGCGAGCTGGCAAGTGGTCTGCAACATCACTCTGCCCAAGGGCGCAAGCCCCAAATGCTGCGTCTCCTTCTCCGCCTTCTACAATGACTCCGTCGTCCCCTGCAACACCTGCGCCTGCGGCTGCTCCGCTAGAAACCGTGGGCAAACCTGCGACACCACCGCGCCGGCGATGCTCCTCCCGCCGGAGGCCCTCCTCATGCCGTTCGAAAATCGGACCGCCAAAGCCCTCGCCTGGGCCCAGATCAAGCACTACAACGTGCCCTCCCCCCTGCCCTGCGCCGACTACTGTGGCATCAGTATCAACTGGCACATCCTCACCAACTACGGCAAGGGGTGGTCGGCGAGAGTGACTCTGTTCAACTGGCGCGAAGACCAATTCGCGAACTGGTTCGTGGCCGTCCAAATGGACAAGGCCACCCCGGGCTACGAGCAGATGTACTCCTTCAACGGGACGACATCAGGGAACAACACCATCTTCATGCAGGGCCTGCCCGGACTTGACTACTTGAACGGGGAGGCGAATGGCACAACGGAGAGCGACCCCAGAGTGCCGGGTAAGCAGCAGTCAGTCATCTCGTTCACGAAGAAGCCGACGCCCGGTATTGACATCATCGCCGGCGATGGATTCCCTTCCAAGGTCTACTTCAACGGGGACGAGTGCTCGATCCCGCAGCTGATTCCTGCAAGCTGGGCATCGAGGAGAACTGGAGCTGACCTCTTGAATTTCGGGTCGCTTCTGCTCGCTTCTACTCTTGCGCTCTTGCGGCTGTGA